The following coding sequences are from one Paenibacillus sp. JDR-2 window:
- the argS gene encoding arginine--tRNA ligase: MLKEMIAASLAEHCSLSSQQIEELLEFPPNEQLGDVAFPCFALSKLMKQSPAQIAGQLAVSLAESSRWTISVAGPYLNFKFNRAAVIEQFVRNGGAQTPEIGGGKRVIIDMSSPNIAKPFGIGHLRSTMIGNALYNLLRKVGYDTVNVNHLGDWGTQFGKMITAYLKWGDPAGKAEDPIKAYLELYVRFHEEAVLQPELETEAREWFVKLESGDTEANRYWRMFIEDSLAAFNKLYDRLGVSFDHYLGESFYNDKMDAVVEQLTRQGLLEESDGALVVRLDEEALPPCIIKKSDGSSIYATRDLATAIYRHDQMLGNELLYVVGAEQSLHFRQLFLVLGRMGFDWATECKHIPFGLMLMDGQKMSTRRGKVVFLEDVLDEAAAHALRIIEDKNPNLAGKAEVAEAVGVGAVIFGDLLHSRLHEVNFSLEDVVNFEGETGPYVQYTYARTQSLLRKAGSDGHAESDQHADAADYQYAEGDQSWQLAKTLMRYPAALSQAAQRYEPSVAARYLIELAQTFNRFYHHEKIITGNPSEQAAKLTLVRMTAETLEDGLRLLGVKALKEM, encoded by the coding sequence ATGTTAAAAGAAATGATTGCAGCCAGCCTGGCGGAGCACTGCTCCCTATCGAGCCAGCAAATCGAGGAGCTTCTGGAGTTCCCGCCTAACGAGCAGCTTGGCGACGTCGCTTTTCCTTGCTTTGCCCTGTCGAAGCTGATGAAGCAAAGCCCGGCGCAAATCGCCGGACAACTAGCCGTATCCCTGGCGGAGAGCAGCCGGTGGACGATATCCGTTGCCGGTCCCTACCTTAACTTCAAGTTCAATCGCGCCGCGGTAATAGAGCAATTCGTACGGAATGGCGGAGCGCAAACACCGGAGATCGGCGGAGGTAAACGCGTCATTATCGATATGTCCTCCCCCAATATCGCCAAGCCGTTTGGCATCGGGCATTTGCGCTCGACGATGATTGGCAACGCCCTTTACAACCTGCTCCGCAAGGTGGGCTACGATACGGTTAACGTTAATCATCTGGGCGACTGGGGCACCCAATTCGGCAAAATGATTACGGCTTACCTGAAATGGGGAGACCCCGCCGGCAAAGCCGAGGATCCGATTAAAGCCTACCTCGAGCTTTATGTCCGTTTCCATGAGGAAGCGGTGCTCCAGCCGGAGCTCGAGACGGAAGCACGGGAATGGTTCGTTAAGCTGGAGAGCGGCGACACGGAAGCTAACCGCTACTGGCGCATGTTTATCGAGGACAGTCTAGCCGCCTTCAACAAGCTGTACGACCGCCTTGGCGTATCATTCGACCATTACCTTGGCGAAAGCTTCTATAACGATAAAATGGATGCGGTAGTGGAGCAGTTGACCCGTCAAGGCTTGCTCGAAGAGAGCGACGGCGCGTTAGTGGTACGGCTGGATGAAGAAGCCCTGCCGCCTTGCATTATCAAAAAATCCGACGGCTCCTCGATCTACGCTACGCGTGATCTAGCCACCGCGATCTACCGGCATGATCAGATGCTGGGCAATGAGCTGCTGTATGTGGTTGGCGCGGAGCAATCCCTGCATTTCCGTCAGCTCTTCCTGGTGCTCGGACGGATGGGCTTTGATTGGGCGACAGAGTGCAAGCATATCCCGTTTGGCCTGATGCTGATGGACGGGCAGAAAATGTCTACCCGCAGAGGCAAGGTCGTCTTCCTCGAGGATGTTCTGGATGAAGCGGCCGCGCATGCTCTGCGCATTATCGAGGATAAGAACCCTAATCTCGCCGGTAAAGCCGAGGTTGCGGAAGCCGTTGGCGTTGGCGCCGTTATCTTTGGCGATCTGCTCCACTCGCGGCTTCATGAAGTGAACTTCTCCCTCGAGGACGTCGTTAACTTCGAAGGAGAGACGGGTCCTTACGTGCAGTACACTTACGCTAGAACGCAAAGCCTGCTGCGCAAAGCAGGCAGCGATGGTCACGCAGAATCTGACCAACATGCGGATGCTGCCGATTACCAATATGCCGAAGGCGACCAATCCTGGCAGCTGGCGAAGACCTTGATGCGCTATCCCGCTGCTCTCTCGCAAGCGGCGCAGCGTTATGAGCCTTCCGTCGCCGCCCGTTATCTGATCGAGCTAGCCCAGACGTTCAACCGGTTCTATCACCACGAGAAGATCATTACCGGCAACCCTTCCGAACAAGCAGCAAAGCTAACGCTTGTCCGCATGACGGCCGAAACCCTCGAAGACGGACTGAGGCTGCTGGGAGTCAAAGCGCTGAAGGAAATGTAA
- a CDS encoding DNA-3-methyladenine glycosylase family protein: MTESVLLHIETPVPFSYKETVNYLRRSANEPLYQVEGDAVYRLIPTGSGEEPAAVVIRESGHGGLLVRVIGEKQVSDERQREIEAFIREWFDFDTDLLPFYEMAEKDPLLVHAIGRFHGLRSVGISDLFEALCWGIIGQQINLAFAYTLKRRFVEAYGQSVEREGRTFWQFPVPETIATLKPEDMASMQMTSKKSEYLIGVAKLMAEGSLDKQSLLALGDFAAIEKQLTGIRGIGPWTANYVLMRCLRLPNAFPIADVGLHNSIKALTGSEAKPAISEIRQMAEGWKGWESYATFYLWRILY; encoded by the coding sequence ATGACGGAATCAGTGCTGCTGCATATCGAAACGCCGGTGCCCTTCAGCTATAAAGAGACGGTCAATTATTTGCGAAGATCGGCGAATGAGCCGCTGTATCAGGTGGAGGGGGATGCCGTTTACCGGCTTATTCCCACAGGCAGCGGGGAAGAGCCCGCGGCGGTTGTGATCCGGGAGTCCGGCCATGGCGGACTGCTTGTGAGGGTCATTGGCGAGAAGCAGGTTAGCGATGAACGGCAGCGGGAGATCGAAGCTTTTATCCGGGAGTGGTTTGATTTCGATACGGATTTGCTGCCTTTTTACGAAATGGCGGAGAAAGACCCGCTGCTGGTTCATGCGATTGGGCGTTTTCATGGCCTGCGAAGCGTCGGGATTTCGGATTTGTTCGAGGCGTTATGCTGGGGAATCATAGGACAGCAGATTAATCTAGCCTTTGCTTATACGCTCAAGCGGCGCTTCGTGGAGGCATACGGGCAAAGCGTAGAGCGGGAGGGCAGGACATTTTGGCAGTTTCCGGTTCCCGAGACCATTGCGACGTTAAAGCCGGAAGATATGGCGTCCATGCAAATGACCTCGAAAAAATCCGAGTATCTCATTGGGGTAGCCAAGCTTATGGCTGAGGGCTCTTTAGATAAGCAAAGCCTGCTTGCGCTTGGAGATTTTGCGGCAATCGAAAAACAGCTGACGGGGATTCGCGGCATTGGGCCTTGGACGGCGAATTATGTTCTTATGCGCTGCCTGCGCTTGCCGAATGCTTTTCCGATCGCGGATGTGGGTCTTCATAATTCGATTAAAGCTCTGACGGGCAGTGAGGCGAAGCCGGCCATCAGCGAGATCAGGCAAATGGCGGAAGGCTGGAAGGGCTGGGAGTCTTACGCGACATTTTATTTATGGCGGATACTGTACTAA
- a CDS encoding bifunctional transcriptional activator/DNA repair enzyme AdaA — translation MGNTETTNIPEDKWLAVLSNDGSYDGQWYYGVTTTGIFCRPSCKSKPPNRSHVRIFQTSRDALSERFRPCKRCKPVQQQLPDEEWEVQARAYIEAHYYEQLTLSHLADVLHLSPYHLQRTFKRLTGLTPAAYIQQIRIREAMKLLASTHLPVTDIAGQVGYTNAAHFTTRFQNVTGLTPTQYRGAKQQP, via the coding sequence ATGGGAAATACGGAAACGACCAACATCCCTGAGGACAAATGGCTTGCCGTTCTATCGAATGACGGCTCTTACGATGGGCAATGGTATTACGGAGTGACCACGACGGGAATCTTTTGCCGGCCGTCCTGCAAATCGAAGCCTCCGAACCGTTCGCATGTCCGGATTTTTCAGACATCGAGGGATGCCTTATCCGAGCGATTCCGCCCCTGCAAGCGATGCAAGCCGGTCCAGCAGCAGCTGCCTGACGAGGAATGGGAAGTACAGGCCCGCGCTTATATCGAGGCACACTACTATGAGCAGCTTACCTTATCCCATCTCGCAGACGTGCTGCATCTAAGCCCTTATCATCTGCAGCGGACTTTCAAAAGACTTACGGGTTTAACGCCCGCAGCCTATATTCAGCAAATCCGTATCCGGGAAGCGATGAAGCTCCTTGCCTCAACCCATCTCCCCGTGACCGATATTGCGGGGCAGGTAGGCTATACGAACGCCGCCCATTTTACGACAAGATTTCAGAACGTTACCGGCTTAACCCCAACCCAATACCGAGGAGCGAAACAACAGCCATGA
- a CDS encoding LLM class flavin-dependent oxidoreductase has protein sequence MIKLGILDQSHINEGQNAASTLADTTRLAQEAEKLGYGRYWISEHHAGKMLSFSSPEILIAHLAAATSRIRVGSGGIMLPHYSSYKVAESFKLLEALHPGRIDVGLGRAPGGMPTATRALQEHKFVDINKYPQQIIDLIGYLRGKMPEGHPFAGLHAAPSIEQVPEVWLLGSSYESARIAAQLGTNYAFAQFFGTPGGETAMKHYHENFEPSVLYDKPHSMIAVLAICADTEEEANELALSTDLFFLLLENGIDQLSFPSVKTAYDYPYTESDLYRINRARERRIIGTPEQVKAGILKMAEQYQADEVLVMSSVHNFEARVKSYRLIAEAFGLEG, from the coding sequence ATGATCAAACTGGGTATTCTCGACCAGTCACATATTAACGAAGGACAGAATGCAGCTTCCACGCTGGCGGACACGACCCGTCTGGCACAAGAAGCGGAAAAGCTCGGATACGGCCGTTACTGGATCTCCGAGCATCATGCCGGTAAAATGCTGTCCTTCTCCAGCCCCGAGATTCTTATCGCCCATCTGGCGGCAGCAACCTCGCGCATCCGCGTAGGCTCCGGCGGCATCATGCTTCCGCATTACAGCTCCTACAAGGTTGCCGAGAGCTTCAAGCTGCTCGAAGCTCTTCATCCTGGCCGCATCGATGTTGGTCTTGGCCGCGCCCCTGGCGGCATGCCAACAGCGACCCGTGCGCTGCAGGAACACAAGTTTGTGGATATTAACAAGTATCCACAGCAAATTATCGATTTAATCGGTTACCTTCGAGGAAAAATGCCGGAAGGCCATCCATTCGCGGGACTACATGCCGCTCCTTCAATCGAGCAGGTTCCCGAGGTCTGGCTGCTTGGCTCCAGCTATGAGAGCGCACGGATTGCGGCACAGCTTGGAACGAACTATGCTTTTGCTCAGTTTTTCGGTACGCCGGGCGGCGAGACCGCGATGAAGCATTACCATGAAAACTTCGAGCCGTCCGTACTGTACGACAAGCCGCATTCGATGATCGCCGTTCTTGCCATTTGCGCGGATACGGAGGAAGAGGCTAACGAGCTTGCGCTCAGCACGGATCTATTCTTCCTGCTGCTCGAGAATGGCATAGACCAGCTTAGCTTCCCTTCCGTAAAGACGGCCTACGATTATCCGTATACGGAGTCCGACCTGTATCGGATTAACCGGGCTCGCGAGCGTCGCATTATCGGCACGCCGGAACAGGTTAAAGCCGGCATCCTGAAGATGGCCGAGCAATACCAAGCCGATGAGGTGCTCGTCATGAGTTCGGTCCATAACTTCGAAGCTCGCGTGAAGTCGTATCGTTTGATTGCCGAGGCATTTGGGCTGGAGGGATAA
- a CDS encoding carbohydrate ABC transporter permease, producing MGTRRMSAADKIYSTLNYTVLLLFCLTALYPFIYFLALSFNDGYDAMKGGIYFYPRVFTLENYSKAFNNPQVLNAFTISVSRTFIVTLCSVMLTSMLAYGLSRKGLPGRKYIVFFFFFTTLFSGGLIPTFILYRQIHIIDTYWVLVLPVLYDFFNAIVMKTFFDGIPPSLSESARIDGASEMQVFARIILPLSMPVLATIALFVGVGVWNDWFTGQFFISKENLQPAATFLNKMISEASFQTMTGSGSSGSSIQNMSQSQMELRGVTPEALRMTFVIIITTPILCVYPFLQRFFVKGVLVGSLKE from the coding sequence ATGGGCACGAGAAGAATGTCGGCAGCCGATAAAATATATTCGACCTTGAATTATACCGTGCTGCTCCTATTTTGCCTGACGGCACTCTACCCCTTTATTTATTTTTTGGCGCTTTCGTTTAATGACGGCTATGACGCGATGAAAGGCGGCATTTACTTTTACCCTCGCGTTTTTACGCTTGAGAACTACTCCAAGGCATTTAATAATCCGCAGGTCTTAAATGCTTTTACGATTTCCGTTTCACGGACTTTTATCGTTACCCTATGTTCCGTCATGCTGACTTCTATGCTAGCTTATGGGCTCTCGCGGAAAGGTCTGCCCGGAAGAAAATACATCGTCTTTTTCTTCTTCTTTACGACCTTGTTCAGCGGCGGTTTGATTCCGACTTTCATTTTGTACCGGCAAATCCATATTATCGATACGTATTGGGTACTGGTCCTTCCCGTGCTGTACGACTTTTTTAATGCGATTGTCATGAAAACGTTTTTTGACGGGATCCCTCCAAGCTTGTCGGAGTCGGCCCGAATCGACGGCGCAAGCGAAATGCAGGTGTTTGCGCGAATCATTCTCCCGCTTTCCATGCCTGTGTTGGCTACTATAGCTTTGTTCGTAGGAGTTGGCGTATGGAACGACTGGTTTACCGGGCAGTTCTTCATCTCGAAAGAAAACCTTCAGCCTGCGGCGACGTTCCTGAACAAAATGATCAGCGAAGCGTCCTTCCAGACCATGACGGGTTCGGGGAGCAGTGGTTCGTCGATCCAAAACATGAGCCAGTCCCAAATGGAGCTGCGGGGCGTAACGCCGGAAGCGCTCCGGATGACGTTTGTCATCATCATCACCACTCCGATCCTTTGCGTGTATCCGTTCCTTCAAAGGTTCTTCGTAAAGGGT
- a CDS encoding thioredoxin family protein → MPLNQLTDQQLQEAIASGGSVLVLYRSTFCTPCHTIAGQLEAAIPSLRGEMTVAFVNIDLFPQTAAPLELRAVPAMALYKDGEPITVMRTFVACQSFIQILSHRMKQ, encoded by the coding sequence ATGCCTTTGAACCAGCTTACTGATCAACAGCTGCAGGAAGCAATCGCAAGCGGAGGCTCCGTGCTTGTTCTGTACCGCAGCACCTTCTGCACCCCTTGCCATACGATAGCCGGACAGCTCGAGGCCGCCATCCCTTCTCTTCGCGGCGAGATGACCGTTGCTTTCGTTAACATCGATCTGTTCCCGCAGACAGCCGCTCCGCTTGAACTGCGCGCCGTTCCTGCCATGGCCTTGTATAAGGATGGCGAGCCGATTACGGTGATGCGGACTTTCGTGGCCTGCCAGTCGTTTATTCAGATTCTTAGCCATCGCATGAAACAATAG
- a CDS encoding SDR family NAD(P)-dependent oxidoreductase — translation MRFEGKVAVITGAGKGIGAALAVAYAVEGARVAAVDRDAELVKQTVDRIVEAGGHAIGLTVDVSRPEEIEAAFAAIDEQYGRIDVLINNAGLGKWKSPFDLSLDEWDYVLNTNLRGTFLCAKEAGKRMRESGGGSIVNLASTRALMSEPNSEAYAASKGGIVALTHALAVSLGPEHVRVNAISPGWIENGDYEALRAEDHSQHPAGRVGRPDDIVRACFYLTDPENDFVTGINLVVDGGMTRKMIYEE, via the coding sequence ATGAGGTTTGAAGGGAAAGTTGCTGTAATAACGGGTGCGGGCAAAGGAATCGGCGCAGCGCTGGCCGTTGCCTACGCAGTTGAAGGGGCCCGGGTTGCGGCCGTTGACCGCGATGCCGAGCTGGTGAAGCAGACGGTGGATCGGATTGTTGAGGCAGGCGGTCATGCCATTGGATTAACGGTTGATGTAAGCCGCCCGGAGGAGATTGAAGCCGCGTTCGCAGCCATTGACGAGCAGTATGGACGAATCGACGTGTTGATCAACAATGCGGGCTTAGGGAAGTGGAAATCACCCTTTGACCTGAGCTTGGATGAGTGGGATTACGTGCTCAACACCAACCTGCGTGGAACTTTTCTCTGTGCTAAAGAAGCGGGCAAACGCATGCGAGAGAGTGGCGGAGGCTCGATTGTAAATCTGGCATCCACGAGGGCGCTGATGTCCGAGCCGAATTCCGAGGCGTACGCGGCTTCAAAAGGCGGCATCGTTGCGTTGACGCATGCGCTTGCCGTATCGCTGGGACCCGAACATGTGCGGGTCAATGCGATCAGCCCGGGCTGGATTGAGAACGGCGATTACGAGGCACTGCGCGCGGAGGATCATTCGCAGCATCCGGCAGGGCGAGTAGGCAGACCCGATGATATCGTCCGCGCTTGCTTCTATTTGACGGATCCGGAGAATGATTTCGTAACCGGCATCAATCTCGTAGTCGACGGCGGCATGACGCGGAAAATGATCTACGAGGAGTAG
- the thrC gene encoding threonine synthase codes for MEYISTRGNVGKIGFVDAFLMGLADDGGLLVPYEIPVVSAAKLKEWQELSYQELVLEIFSLYTNDEIPYEDLKKMVYDGYATFRHPEVTPVHKLKDDLYLLELFHGPTFAFKDIALQFMGQLYTYVSRKQNKKIHILGATSGDTGASAIEGVKGKEGIKICILHPNGKVSKVQELQMTTILDDNVLNLSVEGNFDDCQRIIKDLFADLEFKAANHLCAINSINFVRIMAQTVYYFYSYFQVAKQTGKQDAKVNFSVPTGNFGDIFAGYLAKRMGLPVDKLILATNENNILERFIKEGVYKPGDFRTTYSPSMDIQVASNFERYLYYVLDENPEQIRSIMDGFKSEGQIVVSGDALRKVQEEFAAHGVEGRECLDTIAAYNKETGYLLDPHSACGVAASDQQAAAGSVTISLATAHPAKFNEAIELIGIEQEFPAQIQALFNKPQRQTQVDGTQEAIVQEIVKFYNA; via the coding sequence ATGGAATATATCAGTACTCGCGGAAATGTAGGCAAAATCGGCTTTGTCGACGCTTTCCTCATGGGTCTTGCGGACGACGGCGGCCTTCTTGTGCCTTACGAAATTCCGGTTGTTTCCGCGGCTAAGCTGAAAGAATGGCAGGAGCTCAGCTATCAGGAGCTGGTGCTTGAAATTTTCTCGCTTTATACGAATGATGAAATTCCTTATGAAGATCTGAAGAAAATGGTATACGACGGCTACGCGACGTTCCGCCATCCGGAAGTTACTCCGGTTCATAAGCTGAAGGATGACCTCTATTTGCTGGAATTGTTCCATGGTCCTACTTTTGCATTCAAGGACATTGCGCTCCAGTTCATGGGCCAATTATATACGTACGTGTCCCGCAAGCAGAATAAGAAGATCCACATTCTTGGCGCTACCTCCGGCGACACAGGCGCTTCGGCGATCGAAGGCGTCAAAGGCAAAGAAGGCATCAAGATCTGCATCCTGCATCCGAACGGCAAAGTAAGCAAAGTGCAGGAGCTGCAGATGACGACGATTCTAGATGACAATGTTCTGAACCTGTCCGTGGAAGGCAACTTCGACGACTGCCAACGCATCATTAAAGACCTGTTCGCTGATCTGGAGTTCAAAGCGGCTAACCATCTGTGCGCGATTAACTCGATCAACTTCGTACGCATTATGGCGCAAACGGTCTACTACTTCTATTCGTACTTCCAAGTGGCGAAGCAGACAGGCAAGCAAGACGCAAAAGTGAACTTCAGCGTGCCGACAGGCAACTTTGGCGATATTTTTGCGGGATACCTGGCGAAGCGTATGGGGCTGCCGGTTGACAAGCTTATTCTCGCTACGAACGAAAACAACATCCTTGAGCGCTTCATCAAAGAAGGCGTGTACAAGCCGGGCGATTTCCGCACGACTTACAGCCCATCGATGGACATTCAAGTGGCAAGCAACTTCGAACGTTACCTTTACTATGTATTGGACGAAAATCCTGAGCAAATCCGTTCGATTATGGACGGCTTTAAGTCGGAAGGTCAAATCGTCGTATCCGGCGACGCGCTCCGCAAAGTACAGGAAGAGTTCGCTGCGCATGGCGTAGAAGGCCGCGAGTGTCTGGACACGATTGCAGCATACAATAAAGAAACGGGCTACCTGCTGGATCCTCACTCCGCATGCGGCGTAGCGGCATCGGACCAACAAGCGGCAGCAGGCTCGGTAACGATCTCGCTGGCAACGGCGCATCCTGCGAAGTTCAACGAAGCGATTGAGCTCATTGGCATTGAGCAAGAGTTCCCTGCGCAAATTCAGGCGCTTTTCAACAAGCCGCAGCGTCAAACGCAGGTGGACGGCACGCAAGAAGCAATCGTTCAAGAAATCGTGAAGTTCTACAACGCGTAA
- a CDS encoding methylated-DNA--[protein]-cysteine S-methyltransferase translates to MSKNIYWTLLQHDDWNLHLAATDNGLCYVGSQGASYEELAEWAEARLPGYELVRHDAELERYTHEFSKYFQGSLDVFTLPLDLVGTDFQQRVWQAMSAVQYGSTAAYSDLAETIGRPQAARAVGAAVGANPLLIVLPCHRIVGKTGSMTGYRGGLPMKTALLELEQKRG, encoded by the coding sequence ATGAGCAAAAATATATATTGGACCCTGCTTCAGCATGACGATTGGAACCTGCATTTGGCCGCGACCGATAACGGCTTATGTTATGTCGGCTCGCAAGGGGCTTCCTACGAGGAGCTGGCCGAATGGGCTGAAGCGCGCCTGCCCGGCTATGAGCTGGTCCGGCATGACGCGGAGCTGGAACGCTATACGCATGAGTTTTCGAAATATTTTCAAGGAAGTCTGGACGTCTTTACGCTGCCGCTTGATTTGGTCGGCACTGATTTCCAGCAAAGAGTGTGGCAGGCGATGAGCGCGGTACAGTATGGCAGCACGGCTGCTTATTCCGATCTTGCCGAGACCATAGGACGTCCGCAGGCCGCCCGAGCCGTAGGTGCCGCAGTAGGCGCCAACCCTCTCCTAATCGTCCTGCCCTGCCACCGGATTGTGGGCAAGACGGGCTCCATGACCGGCTACCGCGGAGGCCTTCCGATGAAGACAGCATTATTGGAATTGGAACAAAAACGCGGCTAA
- a CDS encoding ABC transporter permease, with translation MIVNEAKVEVMPITKKKNEAWSRVWYFRHAYLFMLPAVIWYLVFSYYPMYGVLIAFKDFKYNLGIMGSPWEGLRFFKQFLNDSNFYSVLKNTLSISGLKLLFGFPAPLVLALMLNAVMRSKIKRIFQTISYLPHFVSWVVVVTLMQKILSPNVGLVNDIREKMGLDAIFFMGLPKLFYPLVISSDIWKGIGWGSIIYLAALTNIDPHLYEAAEMDGAGRWSKLFKITLPTLVPTIGILLIFSLSGILNAGFDQIWLMQTPATLSVSEILDTYVLKTGIQQGQFAYSTAIGLFKSAISLILIITVNKVAKKVSDVSLW, from the coding sequence ATGATTGTGAATGAGGCAAAAGTCGAAGTTATGCCGATAACCAAAAAAAAGAACGAGGCTTGGTCAAGAGTTTGGTATTTCAGGCATGCGTACTTGTTTATGCTTCCAGCTGTTATTTGGTATTTGGTGTTCAGCTATTATCCGATGTATGGCGTTCTGATCGCATTTAAAGATTTCAAGTACAACCTCGGAATAATGGGAAGTCCATGGGAAGGACTGCGGTTTTTCAAGCAGTTCTTGAATGATTCCAACTTTTATTCAGTCCTTAAAAATACGCTGTCGATCAGCGGTCTTAAGCTGTTGTTCGGATTTCCGGCACCGCTAGTTCTCGCTTTAATGCTTAACGCCGTGATGCGCAGCAAAATAAAGCGGATCTTCCAAACGATTTCTTACCTGCCGCACTTTGTATCCTGGGTCGTTGTCGTAACGCTGATGCAAAAGATTCTTTCTCCTAACGTTGGTCTTGTGAATGATATCCGTGAAAAAATGGGACTCGATGCGATCTTCTTCATGGGCCTACCGAAATTATTCTATCCTCTCGTCATTTCCTCCGATATTTGGAAGGGCATTGGATGGGGATCGATCATTTATTTGGCCGCATTAACCAACATTGATCCGCACTTGTATGAAGCCGCGGAAATGGACGGGGCGGGACGCTGGAGCAAGCTGTTCAAAATCACGCTGCCAACCCTGGTGCCTACGATCGGCATTCTGCTCATCTTCTCCTTAAGCGGCATTCTGAATGCCGGGTTTGACCAAATATGGCTAATGCAGACGCCTGCTACATTAAGCGTCTCTGAGATATTGGACACCTACGTGCTCAAGACGGGTATCCAGCAAGGACAATTCGCGTATTCCACGGCGATCGGCTTGTTCAAATCGGCGATCTCGCTGATCCTGATCATAACGGTGAACAAGGTAGCCAAGAAGGTAAGCGACGTGTCTTTATGGTGA
- a CDS encoding L-lactate dehydrogenase → MRSKARKVAIVGVGNVGSSCAYSLINQSICEEIMLIGRTPDRAVAQALDMSHGMDFIHSRTKIYNGTYEDCSDMDVVILSAGGYPPKGQDRMGMLSAVADIYGHIIPRIMDSGFNGIFLAAANPVDVVTYVVWKLSGLPRGQVIGSGTSIDSARLKTLLCEHFSVDPRSVHGYVLGEHGESQFPAWSHVTIGGKPIRDILTQHPVRFGHLKLNEIAEQTKNAGWEIYTRMGSTHYGIGNALAYITRSVLYDEHRIIAVSSILEQEYNQTGIAAGVPAIVTRSGVKEIIELNLTPEEERQMAFSCRIIRGAIEQLKLG, encoded by the coding sequence ATGAGAAGCAAAGCGCGCAAGGTAGCGATCGTCGGGGTTGGCAACGTGGGTTCAAGCTGCGCGTACTCCCTTATCAATCAATCGATATGCGAAGAGATTATGCTTATTGGACGGACGCCTGACCGCGCAGTTGCGCAAGCGCTCGACATGTCGCATGGCATGGATTTTATCCATTCCCGCACGAAGATCTATAACGGTACGTACGAGGATTGCTCGGATATGGACGTCGTTATTCTCTCCGCCGGCGGTTATCCGCCAAAAGGCCAGGACCGGATGGGCATGCTAAGCGCGGTAGCCGACATCTATGGCCATATCATTCCGCGGATTATGGACAGCGGGTTTAACGGTATTTTTCTCGCGGCGGCTAATCCGGTAGACGTGGTTACTTATGTCGTATGGAAGTTGTCAGGACTACCCCGCGGCCAGGTTATCGGATCCGGCACATCCATTGATTCGGCCCGGCTCAAAACGCTGCTCTGCGAGCATTTCTCCGTTGATCCGCGCAGCGTGCACGGCTATGTGCTGGGTGAACACGGAGAATCCCAATTCCCGGCCTGGTCGCATGTGACGATTGGAGGCAAGCCGATTCGGGATATTCTGACCCAGCATCCGGTCCGGTTCGGCCATCTCAAGCTGAATGAAATTGCCGAACAGACCAAAAACGCAGGCTGGGAAATTTACACCCGCATGGGCTCTACCCACTACGGCATCGGTAATGCGCTTGCCTATATCACCCGCTCCGTTCTGTATGATGAACACCGCATCATCGCCGTCTCCTCCATCCTCGAGCAGGAATACAACCAGACGGGCATTGCGGCAGGCGTTCCCGCCATCGTTACCCGCAGCGGCGTAAAGGAAATCATTGAACTTAATTTGACGCCGGAGGAAGAGCGGCAGATGGCTTTTTCATGCCGTATCATTCGCGGGGCAATTGAGCAGTTGAAGCTGGGATGA
- a CDS encoding NUDIX domain-containing protein: MEKIRLRACALIVENDEILLIEFKNDNDDGVHYNLPAGGVEAGETLVEAAKREAMEEACVEVDVGPVAFVYEYQPAKNNGIYGDTHSVGVTFACTLKKGSSPEFPDIPDPTQIGVKWIPILELPTIVLYPEIQEDIIHYCRGKEYRNYVEEYDIQQSKL; the protein is encoded by the coding sequence TTGGAGAAGATTCGTCTTCGGGCATGCGCATTAATCGTGGAGAACGACGAGATTCTATTGATCGAGTTCAAGAACGATAATGACGACGGCGTGCACTATAACCTGCCGGCGGGCGGCGTTGAAGCGGGAGAAACGCTCGTGGAAGCCGCTAAACGGGAAGCTATGGAGGAAGCTTGCGTTGAGGTGGATGTAGGTCCCGTAGCGTTTGTTTATGAATATCAGCCGGCGAAAAATAACGGCATTTACGGCGATACGCATTCGGTAGGGGTTACTTTTGCATGCACGCTGAAAAAAGGTTCGTCTCCCGAATTCCCCGATATTCCTGATCCAACCCAGATCGGGGTCAAATGGATACCGATTTTGGAGCTGCCTACCATTGTGCTGTACCCGGAGATCCAGGAGGATATCATCCATTATTGCCGTGGAAAAGAATACCGCAATTATGTGGAGGAATATGACATCCAACAAAGCAAACTATAA